In a single window of the Nilaparvata lugens isolate BPH chromosome 1, ASM1435652v1, whole genome shotgun sequence genome:
- the LOC111057006 gene encoding uncharacterized protein LOC111057006 → MKFKCLSSIIVLIAAVLAESRAWSQDTSAETASDILFQAYNECLQDASFSCLRPKIASFLHKALAQGKIRITRDLAIVRREGAPQTFTAKQDEIAGDSNSMRMLEDVEEFVSTHDLRMRLPRELVGAQLSSFVPEFLTNSIPEQLTMPLAPAAPVAQERGFMKKVVLPFLIGLKFKATALLPLALALIALKTWKALTLGLLSIVLSGAMVIFKFAKPKIHNFHEIIHYAHTPIHHPVVEHANYEHFHGHANARSADLAYRGYAPQEE, encoded by the exons ATGAAGTTCAAGTGtctttcatcaattattgtgcTTATTGCTGCAGTTTTGGCTGAGAGTCGAGCTTGGTCGCAG GATACTTCGGCCGAGACAGCATCGGACATCCTGTTTCAAGCATACAACGAATGTCTGCAAGATGCGTCGTTCTCGTGTCTGCGCCCCAAGATCGCCTCTTTCCTGCACAAGGCTCTTGCTCAGGGCAAGATCAGGATCACACGAGACCTGGCCATCGTTCGCCGCGAGGGAGCTCCTCAAACATTCACTGCCAAACAGGATGAG ATTGCGGGAGACTCGAACAGTATGAGAATGTTGGAGGACGTGGAGGAGTTTGTGAGCACTCACGATCTGCGCATGCGCTTGCCTAGAGAATTGGTGGGAGCTCAGCTGAGCAGCTTTGTGCCGGAGTTCCTCACAAACAGCATCCCTGAGCAACTGACAATGCCCCTCGCTCCTGCTGCCCCAGTTGCTCAAG AGAGAGGTTTCATGAAAAAAGTAGTTCTGCCCTTCCTGATTGGTCTGAAGTTCAAGGCAACCGCTCTGCTACCACTGGCCCTCGCCCTGATTGCGCTGAAGACATGGAAGGCGCTCACCCTCGGCCTGCTGTCCATTGTGCTGTCGGGCGCCATGGTCATCTTCAAGTTCGCCAAACCCAAGATTCACAACTTCCACGAGATCATCCACTACGCACACACGCCCATCCACCACCCAGTCGTCGAACATGCAAACTACGAGCACTTCCACGGCCATGCCAATGCCAGGTCGGCCGATCTTGCCTACAGGGGGTATGCGCCACAGGAAGAATAA